A stretch of Mobula birostris isolate sMobBir1 chromosome 2, sMobBir1.hap1, whole genome shotgun sequence DNA encodes these proteins:
- the LOC140186349 gene encoding serine incorporator 1-like has translation MGAVLAVCSLGSLVSCLCSSAPCLLCSCCPSSKNSTVTRLIYAIILLLGTLVACIMLAPGIAIQLKKIPGFCEDGFGTQLPSVHGVVNCDVLASYKSVYRICFGFAVFFFLFSVLLINVKTSRDPRAAVHNGFWFFKVAGVIAIIVGAFYIPEGPFTKALFVIGTCGAFCFILIQLVLLIDFAHSWNESWVGKMEDGNSKCWYAALVSITSLNYILSFIAIVLFYVYYTTPGGCVENKFFISFNMIFCIVLSVVSILPKIQEAQPRSGLLQSSVITLYTMYLTWSAMSNEPDGECNPNFMGLIKNLVLPSSIPVNRTESLAVDPSSLTGPPNAVQWWDAQNVVGLLLFILCLLYSSIRTSSNSQVNKLAFTASETVMLDDSLSGSAVDEQGNGTRRVQDNEQDGVQYSYSFFHFMLFLASLYIMMTLTNWYSPDADYKTITSKWPSVWVKISSSWICLLLYLWTMLAPLILTNRDFE, from the exons ATGGGCGCCGTTTTGGCTGTGTGCTCCCTGGGCAGCTTG GTATCATGTCTGTGCAGCAGTGCTCCTTGTTTGTTATGCAGTTGTTGCCCCAGTTCCAAAAATTCCACGGTAACTAGATTGATCTATGCAATCATTTTGCTTCTGGGAACTCTTGTGGCTTGTATTATGCTGGCTCCAGGAATAGCAATACAACTAAAAAAG ATTCCAGGGTTTTGTGAAGATGGCTTTGGTACTCAGCTTCCAAGTGTTCACGGGGTTGTGAACTGTGATGTACTAGCTAGTTACAAGTCAGTTTATCGTATCTGCTTTGGATTTGCTGTCTTCttctttctcttctctgtgctTTTGATCAATGTGAAAACGAGCAGAGATCCCAGAGCTGCAGTACATAACGG ATTCTGGTTCTTCAAAGTAGCTGGCGTCATAGCTATAATAGTAGGAGCCTTTTATATCCCTGAAGGACCTTTTACAAAAG ctttatttgtcattggTACATGTGGTGCATTCTGCTTCATACTGATCCAGTTGGTTTTGCTGATAGATTTTGCTCATTCTTGGAATGAGTCATGGGTGGGAAAGATGGAGGATGGGAATTCCAAATGCTGGTATGCAG CTTTGGTCTCCATTACCAGCCTGAATTACATTTTGTCTTTCATTGCAATTGTGCTTTTCTATGTATATTATACCACACCTGGAGGATGTGTTGAGAACAAATTCTTCATTAGCTTCAACATGATATTTTGCATTGTCCTTTCTGTTGTTTCTATTCTTCCAAAAATACAG GAAGCACAACCTCGGTCTGGTCTTCTTCAGTCTTCAGTCATTACTCTGTATACAATGTATCTCACATGGTCTGCAATGTCAAATGAGCCTG ATGGAGAATGCAACCCCAACTTTATGGGCCTCATTAAAAATTTGGTCTTGCCCTCATCTATTCCGGTCAACAGAACGGAATCATTAGCTGTAGATCCTTCATCTCTAACTGGACCTCCAAACGCAGTACAGTGGTGGGATGCACAGAATGTTGTTGGACTTCTCCTCTTCATTCTATGTCTTTTATATTCAAG CATTCGTACTTCAAGCAACAGTCAGGTGAATAAACTTGCATTCACGGCCAGTGAAACTGTGATGTTGGATGATTCATTGTCTGGAAGTGCTGTTGATGAACAGGGAAATGGCACAAGAAGAGTCCAGGATAATGAGCAGGATGGAGTCCAGTATAGTTATTCCTTCTTTCACTTCATGCTTTTCCTGGCTTCACTCTATATAATGATGACATTAACAAACTGGTACAG TCCTGATGCTGACTACAAGACAATTACGAGCAAATGGCCCTCTGTGTGGGTGAAAATCAGTTCAAGTTGGATCTGCCTACTTTTGTAtctgtggactatgctggcaccTCTTATTCTTACTAACCGTGATTTTGAATAG